From a region of the Paenibacillus sp. FSL R10-2734 genome:
- a CDS encoding MMPL family transporter has translation MSTFLYRLGKSAYSKPWYFLTVWILILGVIGALLGVNGIQSSSEMKIEGTESQKVLDMLAKELPAAAGGQASVAFTAPDGERLDTPERTSLILKAINDVYSMDYIINPVELAAQAAAAAGQAAAAAGQAAAAAGQAAGADASAAAAGQTATADPSAAAGQTDAAGQAAAAAQAAPYGPLIADGAPVPGVMLSADGSIALFQFQFTVQQTSLPSSVPDNVIKAVTEVEQAGSGITAIPSDSLKSTPSIGSTEAIGVAVAAVVLFITLGSIVAAGLPLITALLGVAISVGGAFALSNIVHMNDITPILAVMIGLAVGIDYSLFIVNRQRRLILDEKLSAREAASRAIGTAGSAVFFAGLTVIIALCGMLVIGIGFLSTMALVAAVSVLITVLLALTLLPALLGLVGERICTAKARSKHVASANKARHGFSHRWANATVKYRWAIIVLVVLVLGTAAIPVTKMELGIPSGASANLDTPARQSYDIISKGFGEGFNGPLLLVAQPNNPADKISMETLGKLVQELQMHDNVTLVSPMGVNATGDIAIISLIPKTGPTDTATRDLVQDLRDPASGLASGNDVTLGVTGFTAINIDMSSKLSDAFPVYIGIIVILSLIILLLVFRSIIVPIKATVGFILSVLATFGLTTAVYQWGWMHSLFGFDTGGPLLSFMPILVTGILYGLAMDYQVFLVSSMREAYVHGRHGNDSVVHGYDLSSRVVLAAGVIMVSVFAGFIFAPDAMIKQIGFALAFGILIDAFIIRMTLVPAVMAVFGDKAWWLPKWLDRLLPNLDVEGDKLIAKLHAEGAGKI, from the coding sequence ATGTCAACATTTCTTTATCGATTGGGTAAATCCGCTTATTCCAAGCCTTGGTATTTCCTTACGGTCTGGATTCTGATTCTCGGTGTTATAGGCGCCCTACTTGGTGTAAATGGCATCCAGTCCAGCTCGGAAATGAAAATTGAAGGCACTGAATCGCAAAAAGTACTAGATATGCTAGCCAAGGAGCTTCCAGCGGCTGCTGGCGGACAGGCAAGCGTTGCCTTCACCGCACCAGACGGAGAACGGCTGGACACGCCAGAGCGGACATCGCTGATTCTAAAGGCAATCAATGATGTCTACAGCATGGACTATATCATCAATCCTGTTGAGTTGGCCGCCCAAGCTGCCGCGGCTGCTGGGCAAGCTGCCGCGGCTGCTGGGCAAGCTGCCGCGGCTGCTGGGCAAGCTGCAGGAGCAGATGCCTCAGCGGCTGCAGCGGGTCAGACTGCCACTGCGGACCCATCCGCCGCGGCGGGTCAGACAGACGCAGCGGGTCAAGCTGCTGCTGCAGCTCAAGCAGCACCTTACGGGCCACTAATTGCTGACGGGGCTCCGGTTCCCGGCGTTATGCTGTCCGCCGACGGTAGCATCGCCCTGTTCCAGTTCCAGTTCACTGTTCAGCAGACATCTCTCCCCTCTTCTGTACCGGATAATGTTATTAAGGCCGTGACTGAGGTTGAGCAGGCAGGTTCCGGTATTACAGCTATTCCAAGCGATTCCCTCAAAAGCACACCGTCCATCGGATCGACAGAAGCGATCGGCGTAGCCGTTGCCGCAGTTGTGCTGTTTATTACGCTCGGTTCGATTGTTGCAGCCGGACTGCCGCTGATCACCGCGCTCCTTGGCGTCGCAATCAGCGTCGGTGGTGCTTTCGCGCTTTCGAACATTGTACACATGAACGACATTACACCGATTCTCGCCGTTATGATCGGTCTGGCAGTCGGCATCGACTACTCCTTGTTTATCGTGAACCGACAACGCCGGTTGATTCTCGATGAGAAATTAAGTGCCCGTGAGGCAGCAAGCCGGGCCATCGGCACCGCCGGCAGTGCTGTATTCTTTGCTGGACTAACTGTCATCATCGCCCTGTGCGGTATGCTAGTCATCGGCATCGGCTTCTTGTCCACTATGGCTCTGGTTGCCGCTGTCAGTGTTCTGATCACCGTTCTTCTGGCACTTACTCTTCTGCCTGCACTGCTAGGTCTAGTTGGTGAACGGATCTGTACCGCCAAGGCTCGCTCGAAGCACGTTGCTTCCGCGAATAAAGCCCGTCACGGGTTCTCACACCGCTGGGCGAATGCTACGGTGAAATATCGCTGGGCCATCATTGTTCTGGTAGTCCTGGTTCTTGGCACAGCAGCAATTCCGGTAACTAAAATGGAGCTGGGCATTCCGTCCGGTGCCTCGGCGAATCTGGACACTCCAGCACGCCAGAGCTATGACATCATCTCCAAGGGCTTCGGTGAAGGCTTCAACGGACCGTTGCTGCTAGTGGCCCAACCGAACAACCCAGCCGATAAGATTTCAATGGAGACGCTTGGTAAGCTAGTTCAAGAACTGCAAATGCATGATAACGTCACGTTGGTGTCCCCGATGGGCGTCAACGCGACCGGAGATATTGCCATTATCAGTCTGATCCCCAAAACCGGCCCTACAGATACAGCGACGAGAGATCTAGTGCAGGATCTGCGCGATCCCGCTTCCGGCCTCGCATCAGGGAATGATGTGACGCTTGGCGTGACTGGCTTTACTGCAATTAACATCGATATGTCTTCCAAGCTATCCGACGCATTTCCTGTATATATCGGTATCATCGTCATTCTATCCCTAATTATACTGCTGCTCGTTTTCCGCTCGATCATCGTTCCGATCAAGGCGACGGTAGGCTTTATTCTTAGTGTCCTCGCCACTTTCGGCCTGACCACAGCAGTCTACCAGTGGGGATGGATGCACTCCCTGTTTGGTTTTGACACAGGAGGCCCACTGCTCAGCTTTATGCCAATTCTAGTCACCGGCATTCTGTACGGACTGGCGATGGATTATCAGGTATTCCTGGTCAGCTCCATGCGTGAGGCATACGTCCACGGACGTCATGGCAACGACAGTGTCGTTCACGGTTATGATCTTTCCAGCCGCGTCGTACTTGCCGCTGGCGTGATCATGGTTTCCGTCTTCGCTGGCTTCATCTTCGCACCTGATGCGATGATCAAACAGATCGGCTTCGCGCTAGCCTTCGGTATCCTAATTGATGCCTTCATCATCCGCATGACACTCGTTCCGGCGGTAATGGCTGTCTTCGGCGACAAGGCCTGGTGGCTTCCGAAATGGCTAGACCGTCTGCTTCCGAACCTTGATGTTGAGGGCGATAAGCTGATCGCCAAGCTTCATGCCGAGGGAGCAGGTAAGATATAA
- a CDS encoding TetR/AcrR family transcriptional regulator C-terminal domain-containing protein, with protein sequence MSNTTPRIDPRVLRTRQMLRDAVIELLEEMDIEKISVNRIAERAQINRVTFYLHYRDLPDMLEKMADDMVEDILEVVNNKDNTQESVEEENLRILENLLKHIADHAKFYKIVLTSKRSPIFTDRLFNLMAEIISAHKEKKEGGADHSKIPIQKDIAIWYGSAALIGTVIAWLRDDMPYTPVYLARQISMLRAN encoded by the coding sequence ATGAGTAACACAACACCTCGTATAGATCCCCGGGTTCTTCGTACACGTCAAATGCTTAGAGATGCTGTGATTGAATTGCTTGAGGAAATGGATATTGAGAAAATATCAGTAAACCGTATTGCAGAGCGGGCTCAAATTAATCGAGTTACTTTTTATCTGCATTATCGGGATCTCCCGGATATGCTGGAAAAGATGGCGGATGATATGGTTGAGGACATTCTTGAAGTGGTGAACAACAAAGACAACACGCAAGAATCGGTTGAAGAAGAGAATTTGCGGATACTTGAGAATCTGCTTAAGCATATTGCGGATCATGCAAAGTTTTACAAAATTGTACTCACATCGAAACGAAGTCCGATTTTTACAGATCGTCTGTTTAACTTAATGGCTGAAATCATTTCTGCACATAAGGAGAAAAAGGAGGGCGGCGCTGATCATTCAAAAATCCCCATTCAGAAGGACATTGCCATTTGGTACGGTTCAGCAGCCCTAATTGGTACGGTTATTGCTTGGCTTCGAGATGATATGCCTTATACGCCGGTGTATCTTGCTAGACAAATTAGTATGCTGCGTGCTAACTAA
- a CDS encoding endo-1,4-beta-xylanase, giving the protein MSRMLKQVISILLAAALLIPSGWLAPVTEATAQDSIVPSDMVTVYHETFASGKGVAGQSGGANLVPVTGKAFAGNDDGAALYVSNRANDWDAADFNFSEIGLENGKTYTVTASIYVDADVTIPSGAKANIKTINSYGDVVSGNYEAGKAITLTNIFTVDTSKDTKLRVQSNEAGKTVPFYIGDVLITERVTAEPTPMPTPEPPRDPALPFNTVTFEDQTGGGFEGRAGTETLTVSNEANHTDDGSYALKVEGRADTWHGPSLRVEKNVDKGQEYKISLWVKLIEPKSSQLKLSTQVGNTSASYNTLASKTISNNDGWVQLQGTYRYSSVSEEYLTIYVESSDAVASFYIDDIRFENTGSGTIDIEKDLAPIKDTYKNDFLIGNAISGGDLDGLRLDLLKMHHNIVTAENAMKPDQAYSSPGVFDFTAQDKLVDKILAEGLKLHGHVLAWHAQTPDWLNTTTDVDNNKIPLSREEALNNLRAHIKTVMEHFGDKVISWDVVNEAMNDNPSNPTDWKAALRTAPWKSAIGTDYVEQAFLAAREVLDTHPEWNIKLYYNDYNDDNQNKAQAIYSMVKEINDKYALEHPGKLLVDGIGMQAHYNINTNPENVKLSLEKFISLGVEVGITELDIMAGSNSVITEQQAIAQGYLYAELFKIYKDHAKNISRVTFWGLNDGTSWRSENSPLPFDGNLQAKLAYYGVIDPDIFIAEHTPESVNANQSIAKYATPVVDGTVDAVWNDAAPMPINRYQMAWQGANGVAKALWDDENLYIFVQVNDTQLNKSNINEYEQDSVEIFLDQNNAKTSFYQSDDGQYRVNFDNETSFNPTSIAAGFESATHISGTNYTVEVKIPLQGITPDNETKLGFDVQINDAKDGSRQSVAAWNDTTGNGYMDTSVYGVLTLKGKSTGSEPTPTPTPDPSATPTPVPPATPAPTNEPTGSSNTGSAVTTPQPVAIANKDGVVTITMEVKSDNGRAIGTISSDNLKKALEQASAAANGKKQIIIEVPKQTDAKVYDIQLPAQSLMGKENFELLLKTENATIQIPSNMLSNVTDNAEQVTIRVSKVSADSLNAGTRNLIGSHPVIDLSVVSGDKVIPWNNPNAPVTVSIPYTPTAEELSNPDLIVVWYIDGKGNVIPVPNGRYDATTQSVVFQTTHFSIYAVTSVMKSFGDLQNMPWAKQAIDVMAARGIINGTSVNSFSPADSIKRADFIALLVRELELKGTGKSATLFSDVQKTDYYHEELVIAKELGIATGFEDDTFRPNSNISRQDMMVLTARALAASGKQVKASGVLNAYLDEASISSYAKDSALLLIKAGVVNGKNDRIAPNDTLTRAEAAVILYRIWKL; this is encoded by the coding sequence ATGAGTAGAATGCTTAAACAAGTCATCTCGATCTTACTCGCAGCCGCTTTGCTTATTCCATCAGGTTGGTTGGCCCCGGTTACAGAAGCTACTGCACAGGATTCCATAGTACCATCAGACATGGTAACGGTATATCACGAGACTTTTGCGAGTGGCAAAGGTGTTGCAGGTCAATCAGGTGGTGCAAATCTCGTGCCTGTCACAGGTAAAGCTTTTGCCGGTAATGACGACGGCGCGGCGTTATATGTAAGCAACAGAGCCAATGACTGGGATGCGGCTGATTTCAATTTCAGCGAGATAGGTCTAGAAAACGGTAAAACCTATACGGTAACCGCATCCATTTATGTTGACGCTGATGTGACTATACCTAGTGGTGCAAAAGCTAATATAAAAACCATAAACAGTTATGGGGATGTGGTAAGTGGGAATTATGAAGCAGGCAAAGCGATTACCTTGACTAATATATTCACCGTGGATACTAGCAAAGATACGAAATTACGTGTTCAATCGAACGAGGCCGGGAAAACGGTTCCGTTCTATATCGGTGATGTGCTGATCACAGAAAGGGTGACTGCAGAACCGACACCAATGCCAACACCAGAACCTCCAAGAGATCCAGCGTTACCTTTTAACACGGTTACTTTTGAGGATCAAACGGGAGGCGGATTTGAAGGCAGAGCAGGTACTGAAACGCTGACCGTTTCCAATGAGGCGAATCATACGGATGACGGTTCATACGCTTTGAAGGTAGAGGGCAGAGCGGATACATGGCACGGTCCTTCATTACGTGTGGAGAAAAATGTTGATAAGGGACAAGAATATAAAATTTCACTCTGGGTTAAGTTGATCGAGCCTAAAAGCTCGCAACTTAAGCTTTCCACACAAGTTGGTAATACGAGTGCTAGCTATAATACACTTGCCTCGAAGACCATCAGCAATAATGACGGCTGGGTTCAGTTACAAGGCACCTATCGTTATAGCTCAGTAAGTGAAGAATATTTAACCATCTATGTAGAAAGCTCTGACGCAGTAGCCTCTTTTTATATCGACGATATCCGTTTTGAAAACACAGGTTCAGGTACGATTGACATTGAAAAAGATTTAGCTCCGATCAAGGATACTTATAAAAATGATTTTCTGATTGGAAACGCAATTTCGGGCGGAGATCTCGATGGTCTTAGATTGGATCTTCTCAAGATGCATCATAATATCGTTACAGCAGAAAACGCAATGAAGCCGGATCAGGCTTACTCTTCACCCGGCGTATTTGATTTTACCGCACAAGATAAGCTTGTTGATAAAATTTTGGCTGAAGGACTTAAGCTGCATGGACACGTACTGGCATGGCATGCGCAGACCCCAGATTGGCTGAATACAACAACAGATGTGGATAATAACAAGATTCCATTAAGCCGGGAGGAAGCGCTCAATAATTTGAGGGCCCATATCAAAACTGTTATGGAGCATTTTGGCGACAAAGTAATTTCCTGGGATGTTGTCAACGAAGCGATGAACGATAACCCTTCCAACCCAACAGATTGGAAAGCCGCGCTGCGTACAGCCCCTTGGAAAAGCGCCATCGGAACAGACTACGTAGAGCAGGCGTTCCTGGCAGCAAGAGAAGTATTGGACACGCATCCTGAATGGAACATAAAGTTATATTACAATGATTACAATGATGATAATCAGAATAAAGCACAGGCTATTTATAGTATGGTCAAAGAAATCAATGATAAGTACGCGCTGGAACACCCCGGAAAACTGCTTGTCGATGGTATTGGTATGCAAGCGCATTACAATATAAACACGAACCCGGAAAATGTCAAACTGTCATTGGAGAAGTTTATTTCTTTAGGTGTAGAAGTAGGCATCACAGAGCTTGACATTATGGCTGGAAGTAACTCTGTGATTACTGAGCAACAAGCGATCGCACAGGGGTACCTGTATGCAGAGCTGTTTAAAATTTACAAGGATCATGCAAAAAATATTTCGCGCGTGACCTTCTGGGGTCTGAATGATGGCACAAGCTGGAGATCTGAAAATAGTCCATTACCGTTTGATGGTAACTTGCAGGCTAAGCTAGCTTATTATGGTGTAATCGACCCAGATATATTTATAGCAGAGCATACACCAGAAAGCGTAAATGCTAATCAGTCAATCGCTAAATATGCAACACCTGTAGTTGACGGGACTGTTGATGCCGTTTGGAACGATGCGGCCCCAATGCCGATTAATCGCTATCAGATGGCATGGCAGGGCGCAAACGGTGTAGCAAAAGCACTTTGGGATGATGAAAATCTTTATATTTTTGTCCAGGTCAACGATACGCAGCTTAACAAAAGCAATATCAATGAATATGAACAAGATTCTGTTGAAATCTTCTTGGATCAAAACAATGCAAAAACAAGCTTCTATCAAAGTGATGATGGGCAGTACAGAGTCAATTTTGACAACGAGACCTCATTCAATCCGACAAGTATTGCAGCTGGCTTCGAATCGGCCACTCACATTTCCGGAACAAACTATACGGTTGAAGTGAAGATACCGCTTCAAGGGATAACTCCGGATAATGAGACAAAGCTTGGTTTCGATGTACAGATCAATGATGCTAAAGACGGTTCGCGTCAAAGTGTTGCGGCTTGGAATGATACGACAGGCAATGGATATATGGACACATCCGTGTACGGTGTGCTTACCCTCAAGGGTAAATCTACCGGTTCGGAACCAACACCGACGCCAACACCGGATCCATCAGCAACTCCGACACCTGTTCCACCAGCGACACCAGCGCCAACCAATGAACCAACTGGTAGCAGCAATACTGGTAGTGCAGTAACAACTCCACAGCCTGTAGCCATTGCAAACAAAGATGGTGTTGTTACGATTACAATGGAGGTGAAATCCGATAACGGGCGTGCCATAGGCACGATATCCAGTGACAATTTGAAAAAAGCGCTTGAACAGGCTAGCGCAGCGGCAAACGGCAAGAAACAAATTATAATCGAAGTGCCGAAGCAAACGGATGCGAAAGTGTATGATATACAATTGCCTGCCCAAAGCTTGATGGGGAAAGAAAACTTCGAGCTGTTGCTGAAGACGGAAAATGCTACCATTCAAATTCCAAGCAATATGCTGTCCAATGTAACAGACAATGCTGAACAAGTAACCATACGCGTAAGTAAAGTTTCTGCGGACAGCCTGAATGCAGGGACCCGCAATTTGATCGGTAGCCATCCAGTTATTGATCTAAGCGTAGTATCAGGCGATAAAGTCATCCCGTGGAATAACCCTAACGCGCCTGTAACGGTATCCATTCCTTATACCCCGACAGCGGAGGAGCTTAGCAATCCAGATCTTATCGTCGTTTGGTACATCGATGGCAAAGGCAACGTAATACCGGTTCCGAACGGTCGATATGATGCTACAACCCAAAGCGTTGTATTCCAAACGACCCACTTTAGCATCTATGCGGTAACCTCTGTAATGAAATCCTTCGGAGATCTGCAGAACATGCCTTGGGCAAAACAAGCCATAGATGTTATGGCAGCTCGCGGAATTATTAATGGAACGTCCGTGAATAGCTTCTCACCTGCCGATTCTATCAAGCGAGCAGATTTCATTGCTCTCCTCGTAAGAGAGCTTGAATTGAAGGGAACGGGCAAAAGTGCAACATTGTTCAGCGATGTCCAAAAGACGGACTATTATCATGAGGAACTGGTCATCGCGAAGGAATTGGGGATTGCTACAGGTTTTGAGGATGATACGTTCAGACCAAATAGTAATATCTCTCGTCAAGATATGATGGTGCTTACAGCACGCGCGCTTGCTGCATCCGGTAAGCAAGTTAAGGCGAGCGGAGTTTTAAATGCTTATCTGGATGAAGCAAGCATCTCCAGCTACGCGAAAGACAGTGCATTATTGTTGATCAAAGCTGGGGTCGTGAACGGTAAGAACGATAGAATTGCGCCTAATGATACGCTTACCCGTGCTGAAGCAGCAGTTATCTTGTATCGCATATGGAAGCTGTAG
- a CDS encoding DHA2 family efflux MFS transporter permease subunit, whose protein sequence is MILGAFLATLNQTVMSVAVPELMHDFNITAATAQWLTTGYMLVNGVLIPITAYLMQRFTTRELFQASMFIFLAGTIVSAVATNFPILLTGRMIQAAGAGIIMPLLTNVILTLFPPEKRGAAMGMVGLAIIFAPAIGPTLAGYIMEHYTWETMFYGMIPLTVIVIICGFIYLKNVSERTFPKLDIVGVTLSTIGFGTLLYGFSSAASAGWSSAEVLLSLGVGVLSLGLFTWKQLTSQNPLLDLRAFKYKMFSLTTVISIAVTIVMYADMMLLPLYLQNARGFTAMESGLLLLPGALIMGLLMPVTGKLFDRFGAKWLAIIGLLITIATTLSFVNLTDSTSYMYLVFMSTGRRIGMALLLMPIQTLGLNQLPSKLSAHGTAISNTIRQVAGAVGTSLLVTVMTSRTTTHMKDMLVSGSTQNGTQEHMIMEASIQGINDSYLVIVAIGIIGLLLSFFIKRVGQAPEPEQEPKAKLKKNYCQRSLISKSN, encoded by the coding sequence ATGATTTTGGGCGCCTTTCTTGCGACACTGAATCAGACGGTAATGAGCGTTGCTGTTCCGGAGTTAATGCATGATTTTAATATTACGGCTGCAACCGCTCAGTGGCTTACAACAGGCTATATGCTGGTTAATGGGGTTCTAATCCCAATTACAGCTTATTTGATGCAACGGTTTACGACGCGTGAGCTTTTTCAAGCTTCCATGTTTATATTTTTGGCTGGAACGATCGTCTCGGCCGTCGCAACAAACTTCCCAATTCTGCTGACCGGACGTATGATTCAGGCAGCTGGTGCTGGGATTATCATGCCACTGCTCACGAATGTCATCTTGACCCTGTTCCCTCCTGAAAAGAGAGGGGCTGCCATGGGGATGGTAGGGTTAGCTATTATTTTCGCGCCTGCGATTGGACCTACTCTGGCTGGATATATTATGGAACATTACACTTGGGAAACTATGTTCTATGGCATGATTCCATTGACTGTCATTGTAATCATTTGTGGTTTTATTTATTTAAAAAATGTATCAGAACGCACCTTTCCTAAGTTAGATATAGTTGGTGTAACCCTTTCTACAATCGGATTCGGAACCTTGCTGTATGGCTTCAGCAGCGCCGCCAGCGCAGGGTGGTCGAGCGCCGAAGTGCTGTTGTCTCTTGGTGTGGGCGTCCTTTCCCTTGGCTTGTTTACTTGGAAACAACTCACTTCCCAAAACCCGCTTCTTGATCTCCGGGCCTTTAAATACAAAATGTTCTCCTTAACGACTGTCATCAGTATCGCAGTTACAATCGTGATGTATGCAGATATGATGCTGCTGCCTCTGTATCTGCAGAATGCCCGCGGCTTTACAGCGATGGAGTCCGGCTTGCTACTGCTTCCTGGTGCGCTCATTATGGGTTTGTTGATGCCGGTAACTGGAAAGCTGTTCGACCGGTTCGGAGCGAAATGGCTCGCTATCATCGGTCTGCTAATCACAATTGCAACGACGCTGAGCTTTGTGAACTTAACGGACTCAACTAGCTATATGTATCTGGTATTTATGTCAACAGGCCGCCGGATCGGAATGGCTCTGCTCCTAATGCCTATACAAACTTTAGGTCTAAATCAATTACCCTCCAAGCTTAGTGCGCACGGTACAGCGATCTCGAATACCATTCGACAAGTGGCTGGCGCCGTTGGGACTTCCTTACTCGTTACCGTTATGACGAGCCGTACTACAACGCATATGAAGGATATGCTGGTTTCAGGCAGCACACAGAACGGAACACAGGAACATATGATTATGGAAGCTTCTATTCAGGGCATCAATGATTCCTATCTAGTGATTGTCGCGATCGGCATCATCGGTCTGCTGCTATCTTTCTTCATTAAACGTGTTGGGCAAGCGCCTGAGCCTGAGCAAGAACCCAAAGCGAAGCTCAAAAAAAATTATTGCCAAAGAAGCTTAATATCTAAAAGCAATTAG
- a CDS encoding TetR/AcrR family transcriptional regulator has protein sequence MNPKPTLRDKKKEATAYALAKSSFELALELGMDGFIVDDVVQKAGYSRRTFANYFSCKEEAVAAYFIGNASRKDQNNLLADLPQDTTPLDALYKLFKLQFTSEFLHQLRQFVSLANQYPSLEPYILSVFRRLQIAAQEVLEQFTHGRYADGYTHLLAGAVYGAFVPILDGRLNVMLPGETQDERPDAISFDQYLNSMFAYLRKGF, from the coding sequence TTGAACCCCAAACCGACACTGCGCGACAAAAAAAAAGAAGCCACAGCTTATGCCTTAGCCAAATCCTCCTTCGAACTTGCGCTTGAACTAGGTATGGACGGCTTCATCGTCGACGATGTTGTCCAGAAAGCCGGCTACTCCCGAAGGACCTTTGCCAACTACTTCTCGTGCAAAGAGGAGGCGGTAGCGGCATATTTTATTGGCAACGCTTCAAGGAAGGATCAAAACAACTTATTAGCGGATCTACCTCAAGATACAACGCCACTGGATGCCTTGTACAAATTGTTCAAGCTTCAGTTCACTTCCGAGTTTCTACATCAATTGCGGCAGTTCGTATCGCTGGCTAATCAGTATCCGTCGCTGGAGCCTTATATCCTCAGCGTATTTCGCCGCCTACAGATAGCCGCTCAGGAAGTGCTCGAACAGTTCACTCATGGGCGCTATGCCGACGGATATACCCATCTTCTTGCTGGTGCCGTCTATGGTGCGTTTGTGCCGATTCTGGATGGGCGTCTGAATGTCATGCTGCCGGGTGAAACGCAGGATGAGCGCCCCGATGCTATATCGTTCGATCAATATCTAAACTCCATGTTCGCTTATTTACGCAAAGGCTTCTAA